The region AGCGTCGCTTAACAAAGAGGCAAGTATTAAAAAGAAATCCAAGGCCGCGCCCCTCGCATCTCCATCTCAATACATTAAAAAAACATGATATAACTCGCTCGGGTCAGGCTCTCGCCTCCGGTTAAAAAATCGCATTCACGATTTTTTAACCACGGCTCCATCCTTCGCGGGTAGAGCTCGGAAAGAAATGCGTAATTCTGGAGATCCTTTCTTCGTTCAGAACATTTCAGATTAACATCTTCCCCTCTGATCTTGCATCTGAGCATAGGTCTGATAACCATCCCTCCTGCTGACTTTTTGGCATATATGACATCTCCATCTGAAAAATTTATAGGAAATCGGCTTTCTTCTATTAAAAATAATTGACTATTGGTATTTTATTTACAGTCAGATAGTATATTATTAACAAGAGGAAGAAACTCATGAAGAAGGTATTAGTCACAGGGGCGAACGGGCATCTAGGCTATTCGCTCGTAAAACTCCTAAAGGAAAGAGGCTACGATGTCACCGCAGCCGTTCGGAATGCGAATGATAACGGAAAGACAAAGGCGCTGCAAAAGCTTGGAGTCAAATTGGTCTCTGCAGATCTAAGCGACAGAGAATCCTTAAGAAAGGCTCTCGCAGGACAGGACGGATTGTTCCAGGTCGCCGCGGCTTTTAACCTTACTGCCAAGGATCCACAAAAGGAAGTCGTGGAACCCAATATACAAGGCACCAGAAACATAATGGAAGAGGCGCGTAACGCAGGAATTAAAAAAATCGTATATACTTCCAGCATTGCGGCGGTAGGGACAATTGCAGAAGGAGAATCACCTCTCAATGAGTCCTCCTGGAATGATAGCGCAAAGGAGCCGTATGCGATCTCCAAGACCCTCTCCGAAAAATTAGCCTGGGAATTGGCCGAAAAGCTTGGATTAAATCTGGTTACCATCTTGCCAGGAACGATCGTAGGACCTCAATTCGCTCAACCGACTTCTTCTCTGAAGCTAATACAAGACATTCTGAAAGGACAACTTCCATTCGCTCCTAAGATGACTTTTTCTTATGTGGATGTAAGAGATGTTGCCATGGCTCATCTGCAAGCTTACGAGAACCCGCAAGCTAAAGGAAGGTATATCGCAACCGGAGAGACTCTTTCCGTATCACAAGTTTGCAAACTTGTAAAAGAGATCCATCCGAAAGCAAAGACCACCGGCAAGGAACTTCCTTCCTTTGTGGTAAGAGCTATGCCTTTCCTGGATGCTCTGAAGCATGCTCTTACAGGACTGGATCGTCAGATCAATTCTGCAATAGTCCAGGATTATCTGCAGAGAAGACAGGAATACAATTCGGATCGACTCACCAAGGAATTCCAATGGAAACCTATGCCGATCAGAAAATCTCTACAAGAGACGGTTGACTGGATGCTGTCTTCTTCCATATAGTTTCCTTACGTGGACAAAAAGAGAGCCAGAAAGCCTGAAGAAAAAGAGATCCGTAAGCAGTCCATAGTGACTGCTTTACGGAATATTCTATTAAAACAAAAGCATCCTTTGCCCAGCACGCAAGAGATCGCAGAGGCTGCCGGGGTCACTAAAGGAGTCATCTACTTCTACTTTAAAACGAGAGAAGAGATCTTTCTTACGCTTCATTTGCAGGAAACCGATACATTCTTTCAGGCACTTTCCGGCCTCTTAGTGGCAGATCAGTATTCCCTTCCTAAACTAAAAGAAACCATTATAGATCAATTCAGCTCAAATCATGTATTCATGTTCCTTGGACTGATCATCCCCGGGATCCTCGAAAGCAATGTGGATCAGGATTTTCTATACGAGTTCAAACTCAAGATTTCCGAGGGCATTGACGAGTTAGCAAGAGCGTGGCTCACCAAGGAAAACGATCTTACGATCGTCGACTCTAGAAAATTTATATTACGTTTTTATTTCTTAGGCCTTATGCTTTGGCAACATCACAACCCTCCAGAAGCCATACAAACTGCATTCAGAAATAAGAATCTTTGGCTATTAGAAGGAGATTTGAAACAAGCTCTTTCCGAATCCTTTGACTGGCTTTGGAAAGGAATGAAAAACAGCTAAAATCAAAATCCGGAGAAAACTAAAAATAAAATAGAACCGATCCGGACTTTTCTAATTTTCGGAAGCGCCGATATGCTCCAGCAAGACTCTTCTGATCTCCAAGATCGTAGGCATGTGATCCTGCACAGAATGATCCGAATCTATCAATAACTCGGATCTTGCTCCTTCCAAATGAGAGCTATCATAAGAAACGATCGAGTCATTGATCCATTCCAAATCTCTAAACTTCGAGTTCCCTATAATAGAATGAAATGCTACTTCAGGCTTTAAGTCGCCCGTGACTTTTGTAAAAAGACTGTTAGGAACAAGATCATCCACACCGTAAGTCTCGGGCACGATTGTATCTTTGTCTGAGTTTAATGTCAGGAATTTATACGCCTTTCCGATATTCGAAATCGCGCTTTTGGGCAAAACAAATAGTATCCTAGCAATCGATCCCAAAAAACCTTCTGCCAAATTCGAACCTCTATGAGGAGTCGCAATAAAAACGGCGCGTTTCACAAACGGAAGAGGTTTAAAATCAAACAGACGCTTGATCTCTTCCTTTGTTTCAGGACTCAAGGAATCGTAACGAGATAAAGGAATATTTGCGACATGCATCCAATCTTCTTTCTTGGTGCGAGTTACCATCAATTTAGAAAGAAGACCACCCATGCTATGTCCGACCAGAACCATCCGATCGAAAGAAGAATCAACTCCCTTAGGATCATATACCCTTCTCAGATCATTCAATGTATCCCGAAAATCTGCTGCAGAAAGAGTAATCGGATTTCCAGTAGGATACCAATAAACCCAAAACTGATACTTCTCTTTGATCCTTGGATCACCCAAAAGCTCATTGATCATCGGAAACCAAATAAAAGGAGAAGAAGCAAGTCCATGCACAAATACGACAGGGATCTTATCGCGCTTGTACGGATAGATCAGATACAATCCCTTCCTATCCAACGCAGTCTCTCCGTCAAATTTAGCAAAAAAGCCATCTCTCTTCTCGGCTCCGGAGAGCATATAAGCCAACGGAGTAGTGGTATCGCTTTCCATAGGAAGATCCAAACCTGAAAATTGGATCCTGTCCCTATGAACCGGATCGAACAAATGGATCTTCGCTTTCAGATGTAGATTACGATTTTCTAAATAAGAATCCTCTAAGCTTATAAACGCGGTTCCAGGATATGCTTGGCCCACTCCCGCCACGAACTCGTATTTTTTCCTTTCAGGAGATTCCCTTTCCGGATGTTTTCGGATCATGATCAATGGAGTGCCAATACCGAATCTATCGATCTGATTCGAAAAGCCTTCGTTCTTGTAATCGTAAGCGACTTCTACTTCTAAAAAATTTTTAGGTGTCCAGGTGGTCTCCACCTCCGCTCCGATCATGGTCAAAATTCCTCTCATTAGAGGAAGATTCAGATCAGTCAGGTTTGCGAGTTTACGATTTTTCTTGGCGTATCTTACAAGCTGAGCCAGGGATCGATTATAAGTCTCCAGAGCAAATCGGAACTGCATGGAGAAAGGATCAGGCCCGGGGATGGCTTTCTTATCGAATAAATACGTATACGAATAAACCAAAGAAGAAGCAAACATTCTCGCAAACATAGGATCTTCTGTATCCAAAGTATTTCCTACATGGTAGCATAGCTCTGCGAGGTAATAAGAAAGATCCCTACTCTTCTCCGCGACCAATCGATTGTCCAAATCATAGATCACTACTCTAGGCAACTCTAAGTATTTATCATACAGGTCGTTGCTTCGTAAAAAGCTCGTGGTGATTAGACTTAATCCTTTCGAAGAGACTGCATTGAGTCGAGTGGCTCGGACCTGATCATATTGGGAATATGTAAATGTGGAATAGGTCCCGCATTGCAGGAAGAAAGGACTGAGGAAGAAGAGAATCTTTATGTAAGATTTGATATAGAGCATTCTTCTCGACTTCCTTCTGAAAGGAACCTCATACTGCTTTTCCAATGCAGGAGTAGAAGATCTTTGTTAATCGACACCCTGTCAAGTAACTGTGAATTATGGGAGTTCCTACAAATTCCTTGGAGAAAATTATCTCTTGCGGGAATTGCATTTTTCTGATATAGCGGCAGGAGCTTTCCCACGGGCCACTCCCCCCTTCCCGAAGATGGGTGGGGGCCGTTTTATTCTACTCCAGAGGAGCGAGATCCGCCAGAGTAAGATCTTCGATCGTATGCGGATAACCTTCTCTGTCATTATAGAGAACGGAGACCTTGTCTCCGTTGATTTCCTGGATTTCCACCTGGGCTCCGGTTAGTACGATCACACCTTTTAAAAGAAAACTTCTCTTGGTTAGTTTTGCTTTATCACCCGGCTTCATGCTTCTCCATATAGATATCTTTTCCTTCCTTCTTCATGGAAGAGAAAATATGAATTTGTCTTTGGTCCACTCTGGTCCCGATATCATAAACCGCATCGGTGAAATCGGCGCCTTCTATCTTGGCACCTGCAAGTTTTGCCCAGCGCAGATCTGCTCCCTTGAAATTCGCACCGGTCAGATCGGCACCATTCAAGAAGGCTCCACGCAGTCGAGCTCCTTCAAAATTAGCTCCCGCAAAGTTGCAATTTGTCAGAAATGCGTTATTCAGATTTGCTCCAGAAAAATCCACGCCATGTAGATCTTCTTTTTCTAATATGATAGAAGATAGATCCTGTCCTTTCAGACTCCCTGTTTCAGCAAGTATCTCCTTTGCCTTAGAGGCGGTGATCCTTCTTTCCTTAGGAACTCCGTCCCCATTCTCGAAGTCTCGGATCGCTTGGTGAAGAGCGGCCACAGCTGACTCTGGATAATTCTTTCTTCTCTCAGGGAACTCGAATTGCTTCTCCACATCTTCCGGAGTAATGTTCTTAAGAACGTCTATGGATTTTCCTTTGGCGATCTCTGTGGCCATTGCAAGAGCCACGATCCCAAAACCACAACCGGTGGTAGTATAGCTTGCATCCGTTACCATTCTATTCTCATCGATTTTGAGATAGATACGATACCCGTCTCCGCAGCCAACATTTCTATAATTGGAGACTACGCTTGCGTCTTCCATTTCTCTGTAATTCAATCTCTGGTCATTGATCTCTTTGTATCGATTGAAATCCATTACAGCCATGTGAAGACCTCCAGTTCTTTCTTAGGGAGTAATCCTAAGGAGGGATGTAATTTGTAAAATTGCATGGGTATTAAAATAGCTCTGCCTCAGATTAGACCTAGTTTATAAATCCTGAAAGCATTTTATTTGTATGCTCGAAAGGAATTCTTTGAACGACCCGCGTCAGGGATCCGCAGAGTGCGTAAGCAGTCGCGGGAGCGACCGAAGCGCAAGCGTAGCTCGCAGGAGCCCGGCTCTCGCGCTCCCAGAAAATGGGAAAGCCTTTGCGTTACGTCCCCGTAAGCAAAGGCTCTTTCTGTGATGGGTTCTCGCGAGAGAGACGCCATGATACAATCTCCTAACTTAGGAGATTTTGTATTTTTTCTTGAACTTGTCTACTCGACCGGTAGTATCCAGAATTTTGGATTTTCCAGTAAAGTATGGATGGCAGTTCGAGCAGATCTCTACGTGGATATCTCCTACAGTAGTGCGAGTCTCGTAAACTGCTCCGCAAGCGCAGCGAATTTTGGCGTCAGCGTATTTAGGATGGATGTCTGTTTTCATAAATTCCCCTTTTCCTCGGCCTTACTGGGCGTTCATACTACCTAAGAAGGCCTCGTTAGTCTTAGACTGCCTCATCTTCTCAAGTAATAATTCCATGCTTTCTGTGATGCTCATGGGAGAAAGCACTTTTCGGAGCACAAAGACCTTCTGGAGGGTTTCTTTCGGAAGAAGGAGCTCCTCTTTTCTGGTCCCTGACTTATTGATGTCTATCGCCGGGAAGATCCGTTTGTCGGACAACTTACGATCCAAGTGGATCTCCATATTACCGGTTCCTTTGAACTCCTCGAAGATCACCTCGTCCATTTTGGAACCGGTGTCTACAAGAGCAGTAGCGATAATCGTTAAGGATCCGCCTTCTTCGATATTTCGAGCTGCTCCGAAGAATCGTTTCGGTTTGTGAAGTGCGTTAGAGTCCACACCACCGGAGAGTATCTTTCCGGAAGTAGGAATGACCTGGTTATAAGCGCGGGCCAAACGAGTGATGGAGTCGAGTAGAATGACCACATCCCGTCCGTGTTCCACAAGACGTTTCGCCTTCTCGATCACCATTTCAGCAACTTGAACGTGGCGAGTAGCTGGTTCGTCGAAGGTAGAGCTAACCACTTCTCCTCGAACATTGCGGGCCATATCGGTTACTTCTTCCGGACGCTCATCGATGAGCAGAACGATCAGAGTGACCTCAGGATGATTGCTAGTGATCGCATTCGCCACATTCTGCATTAGAATGGTCTTACCAGTTCTAGGAGGAGCGACGATCAAAGCTCTCTGCCCTTTTCCGATCGGACACATTAGATCCACGATCCTTGTATCTAACTGAGAAGGATCATGTTCCATTCTCAATCTCTCGTTCGGATAGAGAGGAGTCAGGTTATCGAATAATGCGCGTTTGCTGGCTACGTCTGGAGTATATCCGTTGACTGTCTCGACCCGAAGCATCGCAAAGAATCTTTCCGATTCTTTAGGAGGACGAATCTGACCTTCTACAGTGTCTCCTGTGCGAAGCCCGAACAACTTGATCTGAGAAGGAGATACATAGATATCATCCGGTCCCGGAACATAGTTATAATCCGGTGAACGTAAGAATCCGTATCCATCCGGAAGTCTTTCCATGACCCCGGCAGCATGCACTTGACCTTCTCTCTCTGCTTGCGCTTGTAAGATCGCGAAGATCAGGTTTTGTTTTTTAAGTCCCCCAGTGTTTTCGACTCCGAGGTTCTTAGCTACTTCTATGAGTTCCGCTATGGAGGTTTTCTTGAGAGCGACTAGATCGATTGGAGCAGGGGTTGGTCCCTCGTAGGAACCTCGACGCCTTTTACGAGAGCGAATCTCCGCTGTTTCCGGATCATCTTCCGGTAAATTCGGTTCTTCTTCGTTATTATCGTTTTGCACGTCGTTCGTACCGTTTTGGTAGTTGTTTCTGGGCTTGGAGTCTCGTCTTGGATTGGCCATGGAATACCGTTATTGGATTTGGAAGGGGTTGAACTTCCAGTATTCTTATTATTCGATTAAGAGCGGGTTTTGGGGATCCGGATGCCGGTTCTTTTAAGCGACCGTAATAACCATTTTTATTTTTAAAGGGTTACCTACTCCAAAGATAGAGTAATGATCGGCTCTTAAGGTGGACTATT is a window of Leptospira semungkisensis DNA encoding:
- a CDS encoding NAD-dependent epimerase/dehydratase family protein produces the protein MKKVLVTGANGHLGYSLVKLLKERGYDVTAAVRNANDNGKTKALQKLGVKLVSADLSDRESLRKALAGQDGLFQVAAAFNLTAKDPQKEVVEPNIQGTRNIMEEARNAGIKKIVYTSSIAAVGTIAEGESPLNESSWNDSAKEPYAISKTLSEKLAWELAEKLGLNLVTILPGTIVGPQFAQPTSSLKLIQDILKGQLPFAPKMTFSYVDVRDVAMAHLQAYENPQAKGRYIATGETLSVSQVCKLVKEIHPKAKTTGKELPSFVVRAMPFLDALKHALTGLDRQINSAIVQDYLQRRQEYNSDRLTKEFQWKPMPIRKSLQETVDWMLSSSI
- a CDS encoding TetR family transcriptional regulator: MDKKRARKPEEKEIRKQSIVTALRNILLKQKHPLPSTQEIAEAAGVTKGVIYFYFKTREEIFLTLHLQETDTFFQALSGLLVADQYSLPKLKETIIDQFSSNHVFMFLGLIIPGILESNVDQDFLYEFKLKISEGIDELARAWLTKENDLTIVDSRKFILRFYFLGLMLWQHHNPPEAIQTAFRNKNLWLLEGDLKQALSESFDWLWKGMKNS
- a CDS encoding esterase/lipase family protein, with the translated sequence MKILFFLSPFFLQCGTYSTFTYSQYDQVRATRLNAVSSKGLSLITTSFLRSNDLYDKYLELPRVVIYDLDNRLVAEKSRDLSYYLAELCYHVGNTLDTEDPMFARMFASSLVYSYTYLFDKKAIPGPDPFSMQFRFALETYNRSLAQLVRYAKKNRKLANLTDLNLPLMRGILTMIGAEVETTWTPKNFLEVEVAYDYKNEGFSNQIDRFGIGTPLIMIRKHPERESPERKKYEFVAGVGQAYPGTAFISLEDSYLENRNLHLKAKIHLFDPVHRDRIQFSGLDLPMESDTTTPLAYMLSGAEKRDGFFAKFDGETALDRKGLYLIYPYKRDKIPVVFVHGLASSPFIWFPMINELLGDPRIKEKYQFWVYWYPTGNPITLSAADFRDTLNDLRRVYDPKGVDSSFDRMVLVGHSMGGLLSKLMVTRTKKEDWMHVANIPLSRYDSLSPETKEEIKRLFDFKPLPFVKRAVFIATPHRGSNLAEGFLGSIARILFVLPKSAISNIGKAYKFLTLNSDKDTIVPETYGVDDLVPNSLFTKVTGDLKPEVAFHSIIGNSKFRDLEWINDSIVSYDSSHLEGARSELLIDSDHSVQDHMPTILEIRRVLLEHIGASEN
- the rho gene encoding transcription termination factor Rho — encoded protein: MANPRRDSKPRNNYQNGTNDVQNDNNEEEPNLPEDDPETAEIRSRKRRRGSYEGPTPAPIDLVALKKTSIAELIEVAKNLGVENTGGLKKQNLIFAILQAQAEREGQVHAAGVMERLPDGYGFLRSPDYNYVPGPDDIYVSPSQIKLFGLRTGDTVEGQIRPPKESERFFAMLRVETVNGYTPDVASKRALFDNLTPLYPNERLRMEHDPSQLDTRIVDLMCPIGKGQRALIVAPPRTGKTILMQNVANAITSNHPEVTLIVLLIDERPEEVTDMARNVRGEVVSSTFDEPATRHVQVAEMVIEKAKRLVEHGRDVVILLDSITRLARAYNQVIPTSGKILSGGVDSNALHKPKRFFGAARNIEEGGSLTIIATALVDTGSKMDEVIFEEFKGTGNMEIHLDRKLSDKRIFPAIDINKSGTRKEELLLPKETLQKVFVLRKVLSPMSITESMELLLEKMRQSKTNEAFLGSMNAQ
- a CDS encoding pentapeptide repeat-containing protein; this encodes MAVMDFNRYKEINDQRLNYREMEDASVVSNYRNVGCGDGYRIYLKIDENRMVTDASYTTTGCGFGIVALAMATEIAKGKSIDVLKNITPEDVEKQFEFPERRKNYPESAVAALHQAIRDFENGDGVPKERRITASKAKEILAETGSLKGQDLSSIILEKEDLHGVDFSGANLNNAFLTNCNFAGANFEGARLRGAFLNGADLTGANFKGADLRWAKLAGAKIEGADFTDAVYDIGTRVDQRQIHIFSSMKKEGKDIYMEKHEAG
- the rpmE gene encoding 50S ribosomal protein L31, which produces MKTDIHPKYADAKIRCACGAVYETRTTVGDIHVEICSNCHPYFTGKSKILDTTGRVDKFKKKYKIS